GAGGAGTTATTCTCAAGATGCCTCAGAAGTAATTTTTACTTTGGGAGGTCAACCCGTTGAAAAAGACGAACTCGTTTATCTTCTTTCCAAAGGCCAAATAACTGGCATCTCAGGGGTTAGCCGTGAAGAATTTGAAGAAAACCTGGAGCTTTTTATCAACTTCAAGCTGAAAGTGAAGGAGGCCGAATCCTTAGGGCTTGACCAAGGAGAGGAATTTGAGCGTGAATTTGAATCTTTCAAAGAATCGTTAATCGCTCCATTCTTGATCAAAAACTCTTTGGAGGAAGGGGAGCTGAGAAAAGCTTATGCTAGAATGCAGGAAATTGTACGCGCCAGTCACGTTCTCCTTCAATTTCCCCCAAATGCAAGTTCGGAGGATAGCCTAATCGTTCTGAAAATGGCTCTCAAAATCAAAAGCGAAATTGAAAATGGCGGAAATATCAATGAGCTTGCCCTGCAATATTCAGACGACCCATCTGCCAAAACTAATAAAGGGGACTTAGGATATTTTACAAGCCTTCAAATGGTGCAACCTTTTGAAGATGCTGCATTTATGCTTCAGTCTGGCCAAGTTTCTGATCCCGTTTTGACTAATTATGGTTACCATATCATCCAGGTTAGGGATAGAAAAGCCAATCCAGGTCAAGTTCGAGTTTCGCATATCTTGGTTCGATTTGATCCAATGGACTCTGTTCAAGAATTGAATGCGCGGAGAAAAATCTCAGACATTTATACAGAGATACAGAAGGAAAGTACGATTTGGGAGGAGATTGTCAATAACTTTTCCGAAGACCTAGGTACCAAAGAAAATGGAGGATTGCTTCCATGGTTTGGGGTAGGAAATATGATTCCTGAATTTGAGATGGCTGCTTTCAGCCTAACAGAAATTGGAGAGGTTTCCCCTCCAATTCGCACCCAATACGGCTATCATATTCTAAGATTGGAAGGCAAAAGACCGATTGAGTCATTTGAGGAAATGGAAGAAAGTATTCGGTCCCGAATTTTAAGAGACTCAAGATCAAAAATGATTCAATCTCAAGTGGAAGCCATTCAAAAAGCTAGATACGGGTTTGAAGAACAAGAGGCGACTGTGGCCGAATTGGCGAATACCCTAAATTCAGTACCCAAAAGCCAATTTGCTGATATAGCTGCACAGCGAAACTGGACCAAAACTCCCCTATTCACCTTGAGCGGAAAGACTTACGACTTTTCAAGATTCTTAGATTTCGTCCAAAATCAAGAACTAATCATTAGGGGAAGTGCGGGAGCATTCGATTTTTGGTATGGAAAATTCGTTTCCGAATCTCTCTCTACCACAGAAGAACAAGACTTAGAAAAAAACAACAAAGAGTATAAAATGCTCTTGAAGGAATATCGAGATGGAATTCTCCTCTTTTCTCTCATGAATCAGGAAGTGTGGCAGCGCGGGATTTCAGACTCCTTGGGACAAGTAGAGTTTTTTAGAAAAAACATTGAAAACTACCAGTGGAATAATCGAGTGCAAGCTTACATTATTCGAGTATTGGACAAAACTCAACTGGAATCCTCCAGAAAAATGCTGGAAAATAGTGGATATAATCCTTTGGTGATCGAGAATTTTGAATCTCAACTTAAAGCCAATCATCCACTTGCATTTCAAACGGAATCAGGGATCATCGAATATGAAACCCACCCAGTCCTCTCTAAGGCTGATCTGTCTAAATCCTACCAAGAAATTCAGATTGACGGTAATTCCTTTCAAATCCTACTTGGAGAAAAATATCCTGCTGGGCCTAGGAAATTTGAGGAATCAAGAGGTTTGGTGATTCGTGATTACCAAGAATATTTAGATCAAAATTTGACCTCCACCTTAAAAAGAAAATATCCTGTGCAGGTCAACGCTAACGTAAAAGAAGAAGCGTTTTTGTCCATCAACCGATAATTGATCCGGATAAAACGCCTAATTAATCCTTTAATAGAAACTATGAAATTGCTCACCCGACTTATCCCAATTGTTCTGTTTTCAAGTTTGGCAGGACTTGCATTTGCGCAAGAAAGCCAACCTACAGGACAAGTATTGGATAAGATTGTAGCCAAAGTTGACAATAATATTCTCTTGGAATCAGATGTGCAAAGGACCTACATTGAAGCTATTGGAGCTTCCCAACAAGGGATGCCAGCTCCGACTCGCTGTCAGGTTTTCGAGAGCCTTTTGATCAATAAACTCATGGTTGCCAAGGCGGAAATTGATTCCGTTACTGTGACCGAAGCAGAAGTAGAATTGCAAGTTGACAACCGATTTAATCAAGTCTTGATGCAAATCGGTGGTGATGAAAATATGTTGGTGGAATTATACGGCAAATCTGCCGACCAGCTAAAATCAGAAATTGAAGAAGTTGTCCGTGAGCAGATGATCGTAGATCGGATGCGACGAAAAATTGTAGAGGGTGTTACAGTTTCACCGGCCGATGTTCGTTCCTTTTTCAATAGCATTCCTAGAGATTCCTTGCCTCTATTTACATCCGAGGCTACTGTGGGGCAAATCGTAAGAAAACCTGAAGCAAACCCTGAAGTTAGGAATCAAATTATCGCTCAACTCAAAAAGTTTAAAGAAGATATTCTGGCAGGAAAAGCTGACTTTGCGGATTTGGCCAAACGATATTCAGAAGATCCAGGCTCCGGTGCGCAAGGCGGGGATTTGGGATTTTTTCGTCGCGGGGAACTTGCTCCAGAGTATGAATCTACTGCTCTTGGACTGAAGCCAGGCGAAATCAGTGATCCTGTAGAAACTCAATTTGGGTACCACATGATTCAGCTCTTGGAAATCAGAGGCGGATCGTTCAATACTCGACATATCCTAAGGATTCCAAGTCCAACAGAAGAAGATATCAAAAAATCAGAACGATATCTAGATTCGCTTCGAGATCAAATTTTGGAAAAGAAAATAGACTTTGCCAAGGCAGCCAAGGAGTATTCTCAAGATCGATCTACTTCTGACAATGGAGGCTTTTTCGTAGACCCTTCTAATAATTCCAACAGACTATCCCTTCGTACGCTCGAAGATCCAGTATTATATTTTACGATCGACACGATGAAAGTGGGAGACATTACTCATCCCATTCGATTTGAAGATCCTAGAGAAGGAACAAAAGTTCGAATCCTCTATTATCAAGCCAAATACCCAGCTCATCGAGCCAACCTCAATGATGATTATGAAAAAATGAAGGCTGCTGCGCTCAAAAGAAAAGAGGATGAAATATTGAGCAGATGGTTTGAAACTGCCAAAGAGGATGTTTTTATCGACATTGATCCTACCTATGATCGATGCAATGTGCTCCAAAAATGATAACTGACCTAAACAACAAAGCCCTGAAAAATTTCAGGGCTTTGTTGTTTGTGAGATTATTTTGATCCCAAGAGGGCCTTAATTGCAAATCCAAGCTGTCGAACACTCTCCTCCAAAAAGCCCTTAGATTCTTTTATCCGTGGCTCAAACTCTTCTTTTTTCTCTTGGAATTCTCGCTCTAAAATCTGCTTAGCCTTTTTCAGTTCGTCTTCTAGCGTTGTCTTTTTTGATCTCAAGTCACTGATTTTCCGCTCTAGATCTACTTTAACTTCTGCACCTGCTTCCGCCCCTTTTTTGACTAATTCCTCAATCTTTTCTCCTATTTCTTTGAGGAGTAGTTCGATTTCACGAGTAGATGATTTTTGCTCTTCCATGATTTTCAGGTTGATGGAATCGACAAGATACTAAAAATGAGCTTGCAGCTAGGCTGAAACGCCAACGGCTTTCATTCCAAGGACTCTGAAGTTTGAGTTTGTTTTTCAAAGAGCTCTGCGTAAACCCCTTTCTGAGCCATAAGAGTCTCATGATTTCCACGCTCAATGATTTTTCCGTCATCCAACACAATAATGTGATCAGCCAGCTTGGCGGAAGAAACCCGATGCGATATAATGATCGAGGTTCTATTTTCCATGATTCGTTTTAAGGCGGTTAAAATTGCGTTTTCTGTTTTTGTATCCACTGCCGACAAACAGTCATCAAGGATCAGGATTTTGGGTTCTTTAGCAATTGCCCTTGCAATCGAAACACGCTGCTTTTGTCCTCCAGAAAGTGTAATCCCACGCTCACCGAGCATGGTTTCAAATCCTTTAGGGAAATCTATGATGTTCGTATAGACATCTGCATCTTTAGCTGCTTTTTCGATCAAGTCTCGGTCAGGATGATCAAGTCCAAATGCAATATTATTTGCGATGGTATCAGAGAATAAAAAAACATCCTGAGGCACAAACCCGATCTGTCTTCGAATGCTGGAAATATCATAGGACTTGATGTCGATGCCATCTATTTGGATCGTCCCAGCATTTGGATCATACATTCTCATCAGGAGGTTGGCAATAGTAGACTTCCCAGAACCGGTCGTCCCGATAATCCCTAAAGTCTCCCCTGCTTTAATTTTGAATGAAATCTGATCCAAGGCTTTTATTCCTGAGTCAGGGTAGATAAAAGTCAAATCCTCCACAGCAATTTCTCCATGGATTTCTTGATCGAGGTTATCTTGACTAAGCAAGTCGTTTTTCTCATCCAAAAACTCGTTGATTCGGACCTGAGAGGCTGCGGCTCGCTGGACAATACTAGTCACCCAACCCAAGGAAGTCACAGGCCAAGTCAGGATATTGACGTAGAGAATAAATTCCGCAATTACCCCATATCCAATTTCTCCCTCAATGACTTGGATGCCACCTACATAAACGGTGATGATGGTGGAAATTCCAACCAAGGCCATGATCAATGGGAAAAAGAGCGCATTTACTTTAGTTAGTTGGATGGATTTATGCTTATACTCTTCACTGGCTTTGGCAAATTCTCGGGCCGAATCCTCCTCCCGAACAAAGGCCTTCAGAACTCGAATCCCTGAAAAAGCTTCCTGCACATACGTACTCAGCGTCGACAAACTTTTTTGAATTCGCTCTGATCGTTCATTGATCAGATTATTGACAAAATAAATACTGACAGAAAGTATCGGTAAAGGTAAAAGCGAATACAAAGTCAATTCAGCATTGACAGAAACCATATAAAAAATTACCAATGGAAATAGGATGAGGAGGTTTAGTCCATACATGATGGCGGGCCCTAAATACATCCTAACTCTACTGACATCTTCAGAAATTCGGGCCATCAAATCCCCTGTGCTATTCTTCCGATAAAAGCTTAAAGGCAACTCCTGATAATGTTCAAAAATATCATTCTTCAAATCATACTCCACACGCCTGGACATGATGATGATCGTCTGCCGTATTAGGAAAAGGAAAAAGCCTCTTAATAAGGCCATGATTAAGATCAAAACCCCAAATACCAATACGTAATCGAGGAAATTTTCCCGGGCAATTTCTCCCAATCCCCCTCGCTCTAAAGGCCTGTAAAGCGAAAAACTCTCAACCACATAATCTATGGCTATTCGGACGAGTTGGGCAGGGATAATTACGAATATGTTTGAAATGATAGTAAATACTACTCCCAAGAGCAGCAAACCCTTGTATTTGTAGAGGTATTTATTTAATCTCCAAAGAGGCTTCACCAAATAAAAGATTTAAAATTAAAGTATTGCTTATAGAAACTTTCGAAGTGATTACTTTGAAGGCTGATAAAAGTATTTAATTTTGTATCAGCCTTTTTCGAAGGGAAAGACCCAAATATAACACATTCTAAAAAGCGAAGTTCACATGTTAGAGATTAATGCGACCGAAACGGTGCAAGAAGGATCAATCTTCGGACAAATCACCACCATGGATCATGAGCAGCTCGTGATCTGCCACGACCAAGCAACAGGCCTCAAAGCCCTAATTGGAATTCACAACACAGTCCTCGGTCCTGCTTTGGGTGGTACCCGCATGTGGCCTTACGCCACTGAACAGGAAGCGATCACTGATGTCTTACGACTTTCTAGAGGCATGACCTTTAAGAATGCACTTGCCGGACTTAATCTAGGTGGTGGCAAGGCTGTGATTATTGGAGATCCAAAACTTAAGAATGAAGCATTTTTAAGAAGATTTGGACGTTTTGTAGAAAGTGTTGGCGGAAGATATGTGACGGCTGAAGACGTAAACATGAAGACTTCTGACATGGAGTATATCGCCATGGAAACTCGTCACGTGACAGGCCTACCTCAAATCAAAGGTGGCGCAGGTGATCCATCTCCAGTCACTGCCTTTGGTGTGTACATGGGGATGAAAGCTGCTGCCAAAAAAGCCTTTGGTTCTGACTCGCTTCAAAAAAAGAAAATTGCCGTGCAAGGTGTGGGACAGGTTGGAAAATACTTGATCGACTATTTAGTCAAAGAAGGCGCTGAAATCATGATTACAGACATCTTTGAGGATAAATTAAAAGCCATTGCCAAGGAAACTGGAGCAACTGTGGTTGATCCAAATGTGATTTATGATCTTCCGATGGATATTTATGCTCCTTGCGCGCTAGGAGCTACTATCAACGATCAGACCATTGACCGATTGAAATGTAAAGTGATCGCTGGAGGAGCAAATAATCAGTTGAAAGACGAAGCCAAACATGGTAAAATCCTTATGGAAAAAGGCATCATTTACGCCCCCGATTTCCTCATCAATGCAGGTGGAGTAATCAATGTAGGTGCTGAATACTACGGAGATTATCACAAGGATTTGGTTTTCGCACAAACTGAAAAAATCTATGATACCTGTATGAGCATCTTGGACAAATCCGAAAAAGAAAATATTCCAGCTCAACAAGCTGCTATTGAAGCTGCAAAAGCTAGAATAGAAGCCATAGGACGAGTAAAACTGCCTTTCTAAGCTTCAATTCACGAATTAGAAAACCACCGAAATAGACGTTCGGTGGTTTTTTTGTCTTCTTACCTATGGGCTTACACGGCCCAAATTCCCTATATTTACGGCTCTTTTACAACATTATGCTAAATAGAAGAATCCTCAGAGTCAAGGCATTTCAAAACTTGTATGCCTATGAGCAATGCAAAGGATCTAATCTCAACCTAGCCAAGGACTTCATACGGGAGTCTTTTCTTCCTGACCTCAATAGCATGGAGGTTCAAGATAAGGCTGCACTAAACCGCGATGCCGAAGAGGCTGTCAAACTATTCGATCAAAACATCGAAAACCGAAGCCTTCTAGCTGCATCAGAAGCAAAGCCA
Above is a window of Algoriphagus sanaruensis DNA encoding:
- a CDS encoding peptidylprolyl isomerase, which gives rise to MNFRNPSAFTAFILLAAWGMFAPLRSYSQDASEVIFTLGGQPVEKDELVYLLSKGQITGISGVSREEFEENLELFINFKLKVKEAESLGLDQGEEFEREFESFKESLIAPFLIKNSLEEGELRKAYARMQEIVRASHVLLQFPPNASSEDSLIVLKMALKIKSEIENGGNINELALQYSDDPSAKTNKGDLGYFTSLQMVQPFEDAAFMLQSGQVSDPVLTNYGYHIIQVRDRKANPGQVRVSHILVRFDPMDSVQELNARRKISDIYTEIQKESTIWEEIVNNFSEDLGTKENGGLLPWFGVGNMIPEFEMAAFSLTEIGEVSPPIRTQYGYHILRLEGKRPIESFEEMEESIRSRILRDSRSKMIQSQVEAIQKARYGFEEQEATVAELANTLNSVPKSQFADIAAQRNWTKTPLFTLSGKTYDFSRFLDFVQNQELIIRGSAGAFDFWYGKFVSESLSTTEEQDLEKNNKEYKMLLKEYRDGILLFSLMNQEVWQRGISDSLGQVEFFRKNIENYQWNNRVQAYIIRVLDKTQLESSRKMLENSGYNPLVIENFESQLKANHPLAFQTESGIIEYETHPVLSKADLSKSYQEIQIDGNSFQILLGEKYPAGPRKFEESRGLVIRDYQEYLDQNLTSTLKRKYPVQVNANVKEEAFLSINR
- a CDS encoding peptidylprolyl isomerase, with translation MKLLTRLIPIVLFSSLAGLAFAQESQPTGQVLDKIVAKVDNNILLESDVQRTYIEAIGASQQGMPAPTRCQVFESLLINKLMVAKAEIDSVTVTEAEVELQVDNRFNQVLMQIGGDENMLVELYGKSADQLKSEIEEVVREQMIVDRMRRKIVEGVTVSPADVRSFFNSIPRDSLPLFTSEATVGQIVRKPEANPEVRNQIIAQLKKFKEDILAGKADFADLAKRYSEDPGSGAQGGDLGFFRRGELAPEYESTALGLKPGEISDPVETQFGYHMIQLLEIRGGSFNTRHILRIPSPTEEDIKKSERYLDSLRDQILEKKIDFAKAAKEYSQDRSTSDNGGFFVDPSNNSNRLSLRTLEDPVLYFTIDTMKVGDITHPIRFEDPREGTKVRILYYQAKYPAHRANLNDDYEKMKAAALKRKEDEILSRWFETAKEDVFIDIDPTYDRCNVLQK
- a CDS encoding ABC transporter ATP-binding protein, which produces MKPLWRLNKYLYKYKGLLLLGVVFTIISNIFVIIPAQLVRIAIDYVVESFSLYRPLERGGLGEIARENFLDYVLVFGVLILIMALLRGFFLFLIRQTIIIMSRRVEYDLKNDIFEHYQELPLSFYRKNSTGDLMARISEDVSRVRMYLGPAIMYGLNLLILFPLVIFYMVSVNAELTLYSLLPLPILSVSIYFVNNLINERSERIQKSLSTLSTYVQEAFSGIRVLKAFVREEDSAREFAKASEEYKHKSIQLTKVNALFFPLIMALVGISTIITVYVGGIQVIEGEIGYGVIAEFILYVNILTWPVTSLGWVTSIVQRAAASQVRINEFLDEKNDLLSQDNLDQEIHGEIAVEDLTFIYPDSGIKALDQISFKIKAGETLGIIGTTGSGKSTIANLLMRMYDPNAGTIQIDGIDIKSYDISSIRRQIGFVPQDVFLFSDTIANNIAFGLDHPDRDLIEKAAKDADVYTNIIDFPKGFETMLGERGITLSGGQKQRVSIARAIAKEPKILILDDCLSAVDTKTENAILTALKRIMENRTSIIISHRVSSAKLADHIIVLDDGKIIERGNHETLMAQKGVYAELFEKQTQTSESLE
- a CDS encoding Glu/Leu/Phe/Val dehydrogenase dimerization domain-containing protein, with amino-acid sequence MLEINATETVQEGSIFGQITTMDHEQLVICHDQATGLKALIGIHNTVLGPALGGTRMWPYATEQEAITDVLRLSRGMTFKNALAGLNLGGGKAVIIGDPKLKNEAFLRRFGRFVESVGGRYVTAEDVNMKTSDMEYIAMETRHVTGLPQIKGGAGDPSPVTAFGVYMGMKAAAKKAFGSDSLQKKKIAVQGVGQVGKYLIDYLVKEGAEIMITDIFEDKLKAIAKETGATVVDPNVIYDLPMDIYAPCALGATINDQTIDRLKCKVIAGGANNQLKDEAKHGKILMEKGIIYAPDFLINAGGVINVGAEYYGDYHKDLVFAQTEKIYDTCMSILDKSEKENIPAQQAAIEAAKARIEAIGRVKLPF